Proteins encoded in a region of the Candidozyma auris chromosome 7, complete sequence genome:
- a CDS encoding mitochondrial 37S ribosomal protein mS23 encodes MKIQQDAAKVLERTSHFLQKGIIKERPAWYVPVGVHPTGYDLTKRPKRFDSGRQPADPQDKLYKKQGEYFKTGMSSTDRRNRNNKVHSIPKIKLLEDKLRDVFYHQHPWEFARPKNLVENEGNDVKKCDWSHMLQLHKPLDGESVVQRTLYILKTEREKKNITLFDAYDQARFEFYRLRMAEEMSANVSKEESAMFGAIYPSTNMDWGVQKEQEVVDQWTKRAAEMTKAYDASSSRSSTGPSNEMSMESSSIWETSFVDEVEEK; translated from the coding sequence ATGAAGATCCAGCAGGACGCCGCTAAGGTATTGGAGAGAACGTCGCATTTTCTCCAGAAAGGCATCATCAAGGAGCGTCCAGCGTGGTACGTGCCAGTGGGCGTTCACCCTACGGGATATGATTTGACGAAAAGACCTAAACGGTTTGACTCGGGCCGCCAGCCGGCTGATCCTCAGGATAAGCTCTACAAGAAGCAAGGAGAATATTTTAAGACAGGCATGTCGAGTACAGACCGCAGAAACAGAAACAACAAGGTGCACAGCATCCCCAagatcaagcttttggaagaTAAGTTGAGAGACGTTTTTTACCACCAGCATCCGTGGGAGTTTGCCAGACCGAAGAATTTGGTAGAGAACGAAGGCAACGACGTCAAGAAGTGTGATTGGTCCCACATGCTCCAGTTGCACAAGCCCTTGGACGGCGAGTCTGTGGTGCAACGAACTCTCTACATATTAAAGACAGAGagggagaaaaagaacaTCACTCTTTTTGACGCATACGACCAGGCCCGTTTCGAGTTCTACCGGTTGCGTATGGCGGAGGAAATGAGCGCCAACGTGTCGAAGGAAGAGTCAGCGATGTTCGGTGCCATCTATCCGTCGACAAACATGGACTGGGGTGTGCAGAAGGAGCAAGAAGTTGTGGACCAGTGGACGAAGCGTGCTGCTGAGATGACCAAGGCGTATGATGCGTCGTCGAGCCGTAGCAGTACGGGCCCAAGCAACGAGATGTCGATGGAGTCGTCGTCAATCTGGGAAACGTCCTTCGTCGACGAGGTCGAGGAAAAGTGA
- the YFH1 gene encoding ferroxidase — MLRSTARLACARVARPGAFALTRLRTQPTPAALRPLFDSRCYSISTSGEKVDPIIDNISDNEYSKLANTYLESLSDELEILAEDYPQIDVELSHGVMTLTVAPGKTYVINKQPPNKQIWLSSPVSGPKRYDLIGGKWTTLRDGSQLTPLLDKELSDELGTEVSLDVEE; from the coding sequence ATGCTCAGATCCACAGCAAGACTAGCCTGTGCTCGTGTAGCCAGACCAGGAGCGTTTGCGCTTACCAGGCTACGGACCCAGCCCACGCCAGCGGCTCTTAGACCTTTGTTTGACTCTAGATGTTACTCCATTTCCACCAGTGGTGAGAAGGTCGACCCTATCATCGACAACATCTCCGACAACGAGTACCTGAAGCTTGCTAATACGTATCTTGAATCCTTGAGCGACGAGTTGGAGATTCTTGCCGAAGACTATCCCCAGATCGACGTGGAGCTCAGTCACGGGGTAATGACGCTAACTGTGGCTCCAGGCAAGACGTATGTGATCAACAAGCAGCCACCGAACAAGCAGATCTGGCTCAGCAGCCCTGTGAGCGGGCCCAAGCGGTACGATTTGATTGGAGGAAAGTGGACGACCTTGAGAGACGGCTCGCAGTTGACTCCGTTGTTGGACAAGGAGTTGAGCGACGAGTTGGGCACTGAGGTGTCGTTGGACGTGGAGGAGTAG
- the VRP1 gene encoding Vrp1p, with protein sequence MIGGPGSTPAVPSIGASAPSASASPAPSGSAPSPAPQLGDIFAGGMPKLKSVKDNRSGKVPASAPKVPSFNEPKVPSSGPPPVPGAAAPSAPKVPSSRPSKSAGPPTQSAPPPPPLPSSPPPVPSGAPPVPTSSSLSVPKVPPSRPKKSGHLKTSSVSSVSSMESASSARTAPPPPPSEAPAPPPVPSSHPQKAPPVPSSHPQKAPPVPSAPPPLPTSPPPVPTGVPKAPPAPKVQSNSPAPMPPGGLPFLGEINAKRDDKHVVDKVEDVSRSSRPDPPRVSAPPPSTSAPPPPPVPSSAPLYLQLWLHPHRCCRSLNKKSSSSSASKAPPLPGGSLPFLDQINAKRDESNVVDSTSSYSKDHKESSSSSSKPPVPSSAPPIPKNVPPVPTPSAPKPPSSVPKPPTASAPPSTPPAPPPAGLPFLDQINARNKESQAKQKPPSTSAAPPIPQASAPTPPAPPQIPTQAPPPPKIPSQAPPPPKIPSQAPPPPKSSIEAPSPSQIPTQAPPPPRAPSPPSAPPSIPPSAPPQIPSQAPPQIPSQAPPSLPRESGSSFSSKPKKAAPPPPPSVMEQQQSTGHELRKISASDYTINTHHRNGSSGNQRLVIEDTRFKFINSDALPNPRRFENKEKLYPSGRGSSVPLDLSLF encoded by the exons ATGATCGGCGGCCCGGGGCTGACCCCTGCTGTACCTTCAATTGGTGCCTCTGCGCCTTCTGCTCTGGCATCTCCAGCTCCCAGTGGTCTGGCTCCATCGCCAGCTCCTCAATTGGGTGATATCTTTGCTGGAGGCATGCCAAAGCTCAAATCTGTCAAGGACAACAGATCGGGAAAGGTGCCTGCGAGCGCCCCCAAGGTGCCTCTGTTCAACGAGCCTAAGGTTCCTTCTTCGGGGCCGCCTCCTGTGCCTGGAGCTGCTGCTCCTTCAGCTCCAAAAGtaccttcttcaaggcctTCTAAGTCTGCTGGCCCTCCAACTCAGCTggctcctccacctccaccgCTCCCAAGTTCACCTCCACCGGTTCCTTCAGGTGCTCCCCCGGTGCCAACTTCTAGCTCATTGAGTGTGCCCAAAGTACCACCTTCAAGACCTAAGAAGCTGGGCCACTTGAAGACAAGCTCTGTCAGTTCCGTCAGCTCTATGGAGTCAGCCAGTCTGGCCAGAACGGCTCCTCCTCCGCCCCCTTCAGAGGCACCAGCTCCACCTCCAGTGCCTCTGTCACATCCGCAAAAGGCTCCTCCAGTGCCCCTGTCACATCCCCAAAAGGCTCCTCCGGTGCCCTCGGCTCCACCCCCACTACCTACATCGCCACCTCCAGTACCTACCGGCGTTCCTAAAGCGCCACCGGCTCCAAAAGTTCAGCTGAACCTGCCAGCTCCAATGCCTCCCGGCGGTCTTCCCTTTTTGGGAGAGATCAACGCAAAGAGAGACGATAAGCATGTGGTAGACAAAGTGGAAGACGTTTCTAGGAGTCTGAGGCCGGATCCTCCAAGAGTATCGGCTCCTCCGCCTTCAACGCTGGCTCCGCCCCCACCCCCAGTTCCTAGCTCGGCTCCCCTCTACCTTCAACTCTGGCTCCACCCCCACCGCTGCTGTCG TTCGCTTAACAAAAAatcctcgtcatcctcaGCCTCCAAAGCTCCTCCTTTGCCTGGTGGACTGCTTCCCTTCTTGGATCAAATCAATGCAAAACGAGATGAGTCCAATGTCGTTGATAGCACCTCATCTTACTCAAAGGACCACAAGGAAAGCAGCCTGTCGTCATCAAAGCCTCCTGTTCCATCAAGCGCTCCACCCATTCCAAAGAACGTACCACCAGTGCCTACACCATCAGCGCCCAAACCACCAAGTTCAGTACCAAAGCCTCCAACCGCTTCTGCACCACCATCGACGCCTCCGGCGCCACCTCCAGCAGGGTTGCCGTTCTTGGATCAGATCAATGCTCGCAATAAAGAATCTCAGGCAAAGCAGAAGCCACCTTCGACAAGTGCTGCTCCACCCATTCCGCAAGCTTCAGCGCCAACGCCTCCAGCACCTCCACAAATTCCCACTCAGGCTCCACCGCCACCGAAAATCCCAAGCCaggctcctcctccacccAAGATTCCATCTCAAgctccacctccacctaAGAGCTCGATTGAGGCTCCATCTCCACTGCAGATTCCAACTCAGGCGCCTCCTCCCCCTCGGGCACCACTGCCTCCACTGGCGCCTCCTCTGATTCCTCCACTGGCACCTCCACAGATTCCTTCTCAGGCACCTCCACAGATCCCTTCTCAGGCGCCTCCATCGCTACCGAGAGAAAGCGGGTCATCCTTCAGCTCTAAGCCGAAAAAGGCAGCTCCCCCACCACCTCCAAGCGTAAtggagcagcagcaatcCACGGGACATGAACTCAGAAAAATCTCTGCTCTGGATTACACTATCAACACACACCATCGCAACGGCCTGAGTGGGAACCAGAGACTTGTGATTGAGGACACTAGATTTAAGTTCATCAATAGCGATGCATTGCCAAACCcaagaagatttgaaaacaaagaaaagctcTACCCAAGTGGAAGAGGCTCATCCGTGCCGCTTGATCTACTGCTTTTCTGA
- a CDS encoding diphthamide synthase: MTIHTELPPCCLRIHPEKDITVIGTYKLEKDTGHRHGSLDVYASGKGGWTRLSSVATESAVLDLKVSPKDPSVWVSAHSTGNIMVWKFDEDNNSLQLQENLRLYDEGVLVTSVFFDPANPEQILATLTSGEAAIVNLQDSSSHQLDTQHSLECWTGAFSEAAPAANVVFTGGDDAKLIAHDLRTNSKIWATSARHHDAGVVSILCPNTSWLSHQPNQLWTGSYDDHLRVFDLRKLDTDDGPCLFPSLLPQELHKVNLNGGVWRLIPAPKSASTPQDSVLACCMYQGAYIVSPEGDKPVAKQFFEGQHDSMVYGGDWASSGEYVVTCSFYDNVVEQWSPSF; the protein is encoded by the coding sequence ATGACAATCCATACTGAGCTCCCTCCATGCTGTTTAAGGATTCACCCAGAAAAAGATATCACTGTGATTGGAACATATAAGCTAGAGAAGGATACGGGACACCGACATGGGTCTTTGGACGTTTACGCTTCAGGAAAGGGAGGTTGGACAAGGTTGCTGTCTGTCGCCACGGAGCTGGCCGTGCTTGACTTGAAAGTAAGCCCAAAAGATCCCTCGGTGTGGGTACTGGCCCATTCGACAGGGAACATCATGGTGTGGAAGTTTGACGAAGACAACAACAGTTTACAGTTGCAAGAGAACCTACGGCTTTATGACGAGGGAGTTCTTGTGACTTCTGTATTTTTCGATCCTGCAAACCCAGAACAAATTCTTGCAACGCTAACCTCGGGTGAAGCAGCCATTGTGAACTTGCAAGACAGCTCGAGCCACCAATTGGACACTCAGCACCTGTTGGAGTGCTGGACTGGCGCTTTTAGCGAGGCTGCACCGGCGGCAAACGTTGTCTTCACAGGGGGCGACGACGCCAAACTCATAGCACACGATCTTCGTACCAACTCGAAGATATGGGCCACCTCGGCCCGTCACCACGACGCCGGCGTGGTTCTGATCTTGTGCCCGAACACACTGTGGCTTCTGCACCAGCCAAATCAGCTCTGGACAGGTTCTTATGACGACCACTTGCGAGTGTTTGACTTGAGGAAACTAGATACAGATGATGGCCCATGTTTGTTTCCTAGTTTATTGCCGCAAGAGCTCCACAAGGTGAACTTAAACGGAGGAGTCTGGAGACTTATACCGGCTCCAAAGAGTGCTAGCACTCCTCAAGACTCAGTCTTGGCTTGCTGCATGTACCAAGGCGCCTATATAGTGCTGCCTGAAGGCGACAAGCCAGTAGCTAAACAATTTTTCGAGGGCCAGCACGACAGTATGGTCTATGGCGGCGACTGGGCGTCTCTGGGTGAATACGTAGTGACGTGCTCTTTTTATGACAATGTCGTCGAGCAATGGCTGCCCAGCTTCTAA
- the GDH2 gene encoding glutamate dehydrogenase (NAD(+)) encodes MSVDISRLSLDKQVDDASSVSSFKNDYIDTPFSGKQEQFDQVLDILDSTGFIPESLIESEAKWFYNCLGIDDVYFAKESPKGIASHIHSLYSCKVQAFASDIKVDEQPLIRYKREGTDHSVFFDTSFAGARFDKRRFDDLIDERYIDSSYANNSYRLEYFSAPLNYASDPILAGVAEMYAASPESAEIFAKQQVKCHFVYKTKYPEENVDPNETDIDKISDETFLKIASDRTKSLYSDIIRRVVNSTGPVIQHFPIEESEEYRVVIGYRQKTSPHYNSALSDLADYYKLSTTRKYVEQFSNGVTIISMYIKATVSGNKRTPIDLSIYQVIKEASLLYCIPHNYFHDLFIKQDLSLQEAIYSQCGVIFVTHFLNRLGPEYTKLSHLLDPSKSIQHAEVLNSLKKRLRSETYTQDYIKEVFSTRKEIIRKLYRQFADVHYIRSSMEKTLSYQRLSQITPVGSEKEFEHLLSRECGQNEHHAIVLRALFMFNKAILKTNFYTSTKVAISFRLDPSFLPKSEYPETPYGMFFIVGSDFRGFHIRFRDISRGGIRVVRSRSVDAYNVNVRNLFDENYNLAATQQKKNKDIPEGGSKGVILLDPGLAQETPKASFEKYIDALIDLLLKQHIPGAKEPFVDLYNKPEILFCGPDEGTAPYVDWAALHARSRGAPWWKSFFTGKSQQIGGIPHDEYGMTSLSVRSYVNKIYEKLNIDNATIRKVQTGGPDGDLGSNEIKLSRDEKYVGIVDGSGVIADPNGLDKQELLRLASQRKMIEHYDRSKLSKTGFIVLVDENDVVLPDGTVVESGVTFRNTFHVKIKEVYGTKGVDLFVPCGGRPAAIDTNNVKALIDEKTGKSIIPYFVEGANLFITQSAKIILENAGCVIFKDASTNKGGVTSSSLEVLAALSFDDKGFLENMCIDTSGVKPEFYEKYVKEVQRKIVDNAQMEFEALWKLKAETGEPITELSDKLSQAINKLGDELANSQELWNDDVEFRNAVLVDSLPPLLLESIGMGAILDRVPESYLKALFATRLASRFVYSRGIDSNPAKFLEFISSIRKEYKEKQLL; translated from the coding sequence ATGAGCGTGGATATCTCCAGACTCTCGCTTGACAAGCAAGTTGATGACGCCCTGAGCGTCTCGTCGTTCAAAAACGACTACATCGACACCCCCTTTTCTGGAAAGCAGGAGCAGTTCGACCAGGTGCTTGACATTTTGGACTCGACCGGGTTCATTCCCGAGTCGCTCATTGAGTCCGAGGCCAAGTGGTTCTACAACTGCTTGGGTATTGATGACGTGTACTTTGCCAAGGAGCTGCCCAAGGGCATTGCCTCGCACATCCACTCGCTCTACTCGTGTAAGGTCCAGGCGTTTGCCTCTGACATCAAGGTGGATGAGCAACCTTTGATTCGCTACAAGCGTGAAGGCACTGACCACTCTGTGTTTTTCGACACGTCGTTTGCCGGAGCCCGTTTTGACAAGCGCAGGTTTGACGATTTGATCGACGAGCGCTACATTGACTCGTCGTACGCCAACAACTCGTACAGACTCGAGTACTTCTCGGCGCCCCTCAATTACGCCAGCGACCCGATCTTGGCGGGTGTGGCCGAGATGTACGCTGCTCTGCCTGAGCTGGCCGAGATCTTTGCCAAGCAGCAGGTCAAGTGTCACTTTGTCTACAAAACCAAGTACCCGGAGGAGAATGTCGACCCCAACGAGACCGACATTGACAAGATCAGTGACGAgacgtttttgaagatcgcTTCCGACAGAACAAAGTCGCTTTACTCCGACATCATCAGGAGAGTGGTGAACTCCACCGGTCCCGTGATCCAGCACTTCCCCATCGAGGAGTCCGAGGAGTACAGAGTGGTAATTGGGTACCGTCAGAAGACTTCCCCCCACTACAACTCGGCCTTGTCGGACTTGGCTGACTACTACAAGCTTTCCACCACAAGAAAGTACGTGGAGCAGTTCTCCAATGGCGTCACCATCATCTCGATGTACATCAAGGCCACTGTTTCGGGCAACAAGAGAACCCCTATCGACTTGCTGATTTACCAGGTGATCAAGGAGGCTTCTTTGTTGTACTGTATTCCCCACAACTACTTCCACGACTTGTTCATCAAGCAGGATTTGTCCTTGCAGGAGGCCATCTACTCGCAGTGTGGTGTCATCTTCGTCACCCACTTTTTGAACAGATTAGGCCCTGAGTACACCAAGTTGTCCCACTTGCTTGATCCTTCCAAGCTGATCCAACACGCAGAGGTGTTGAactcgttgaagaagcgtTTGCGTTCGGAAACTTACACCCAAGATTACATCAAGGAGGTGTTTTCCACCAGAAAGGAGATCATCCGCAAGTTGTACCGCCAGTTTGCTGACGTGCACTATATCAGATCCTCCATGGAGAAGACCTTGTCCTACCAGCGTCTTTCCCAGATCACTCCGGTGGGCTCTGAAAAGGAGTTTGAACATTTGTTGAGCAGAGAGTGTGGCCAGAATGAGCACCATGCCATTGTCTTGAGAGCTCTCTTTATGTTCAACAAGGCTATCCTCAAGACCAACTTCTATACCTCCACCAAGGTGGCCATCTCCTTCAGATTGGACCCATCGTTCTTGCCAAAGTCGGAGTACCCAGAGACTCCTTACGGTATGTTCTTCATTGTGGGTTCCGACTTCAGAGGTTTCCACATTAGATTTAGAGATATCTCTAGAGGTGGTATCCGTGTTGTTCGCTCGAGATCCGTTGACGCCTACAACGTCAATGTGCGTAACTTATTTGACGAGAATTACAACTTGGCTGCCACccagcagaagaaaaacaaagacATTCCTGAAGGCGGGTCCAAGGGTGTCATTTTGCTCGATCCTGGTTTAGCCCAGGAGACTCCAAAGgcctcttttgaaaagtacATTGATGCCTTAATTGATTTGTTGCTCAAACAGCACATTCCAGGTGCCAAGGAGCCATTTGTTGATCTCTACAACAAACCAGAGATTCTCTTCTGCGGCCCTGACGAAGGTACTGCCCCATACGTTGACTGGGCTGCCCTTCATGCCCGCTCCAGAGGTGCACCATGGTGGAAGTCCTTTTTCACTGGTAAGTCTCAGCAGATTGGTGGTATTCCCCACGACGAGTACGGTATGACTTCGCTTTCTGTGAGATCGTACGTGAACAAGATCTACGAGAAGCTTAACATTGACAACGCCACCATCAGAAAGGTCCAGACCGGCGGTCCAGACGGTGACTTGGGCTCCAACGAGATCAAGCTTTCTAGAGATGAGAAGTACGTTGGTATTGTTGACGGCTCTGGTGTTATTGCTGATCCAAACGGCTTGGACAAGCAAGAGCTCTTGCGCTTGGCCTCTCAGAGAAAGATGATTGAGCACTACGACCGCTCGAAGCTCTCCAAGACTGGTTTCATTGTTTTGGTGGACGAGAACGACGTTGTTTTGCCAGACGGCACCGTTGTCGAGTCTGGCGTCACCTTCCGTAACACTTTCCAcgtgaagatcaaggaagTGTACGGCACTAAGGGCGTTGACTTGTTCGTGCCATGCGGTGGTCGTCCAGCTGCCATTGACACCAACAATGTCAAGGCGTTGATCGATGAGAAGACTGGCAAGAGCATCATTCCATACTTCGTTGAAGGTGCCAACCTCTTCATCACGCAGTCTGCCAAGATCATTTTGGAGAATGCTGGCTGTGTTATTTTCAAAGATGCTTCGACCAACAAGGGTGGTGTGACGTCGTCCTCGTTGGAGGTGCTTGCTGCTCTTTCTTTCGACGACAAGGGCTTCTTGGAGAACATGTGCATCGACACCAGCGGCGTCAAGCCTGAGTTCTACGAGAAGTACGTCAAGGAAGTGCAGCGCAAGATTGTCGACAACGCCCAGATGGAGTTTGAGGCTCtttggaagttgaaggctgAAACCGGCGAGCCTATCACCGAGTTGTCTGACAAGCTCTCGCaagccatcaacaagcttgGAGAcgagttggccaactcgCAGGAATTGTGGAACGATGACGTTGAGTTCAGAAACGCTGTGTTGGTGGACTCGCTCCCACCCTTGTTGCTCGAGTCGATTGGCATGGGTGCTATCTTGGACAGAGTGCCCGAGTCGTACTTGAAGGCGTTGTTTGCCACGCGTTTGGCGTCTAGATTCGTCTACTCGAGAGGCATTGACTCGAACCCCGCcaagtttttggagttCATCTCGTCGATCAGAAAGGAGtacaaggagaagcagCTTTTGTGA